Proteins found in one Seonamhaeicola sp. S2-3 genomic segment:
- a CDS encoding gliding motility-associated C-terminal domain-containing protein has translation MKKIILIAVFICSLTVKAQAQIVISKPNLGYTQACASASFNSYNVTFSFTPESSLTSSNQFIIELSDETGDFSNPTTIYTSAAGSITTSPATLNFSLPTDTAGEAYKIRIKSTSPEATSSGSDPFPAYYKIQDSPFTINNLIETAIFCSGGSYLLTIDNPGGEMNDSPLQYPSLTFNWYKETSETTSVFVASGESLEVTEAGTYFVETNYGSCTSNSFSNRVTVTEAISSETTVTINSSLGNPYCHTNGPTVLSTIKGDSYKWFKDGEPINDATEQMYETNESGTYSVIVNLGECSATASIDLENSGFTSSIDVEDVNDLEEGETLIATVTTSAITPTYEWFKDGVLISGATSNSYEISESGNYSVVITQNVGCLSTKEFTFSVTEQFPDVAKIPNLISPNGDGINDTWIIPQEYTSGTDTQVMIISPQGKIVLNTNNYQNNWPENLSFKDVNPVYYYIITTPNNQTRKGSITVIK, from the coding sequence ATGAAAAAAATTATACTTATAGCGGTTTTTATTTGTTCACTAACTGTTAAAGCCCAAGCACAAATTGTTATTAGTAAACCTAATTTAGGTTATACTCAAGCCTGCGCTAGTGCTTCATTTAATAGTTATAATGTTACATTTTCATTTACACCAGAATCTAGTTTAACTAGTTCAAACCAATTTATTATAGAACTTTCTGATGAAACAGGAGATTTTTCAAATCCCACTACCATATACACATCAGCTGCAGGAAGTATAACCACTTCTCCAGCAACATTAAATTTTTCATTGCCAACCGATACAGCAGGTGAAGCTTATAAAATTAGAATTAAAAGTACATCTCCCGAAGCAACTAGTAGCGGGTCTGACCCTTTTCCAGCTTATTATAAAATTCAAGATTCCCCATTTACCATTAATAATTTAATAGAAACTGCTATTTTTTGCTCTGGAGGTAGTTATTTATTAACTATTGATAATCCAGGAGGAGAAATGAACGATTCTCCATTACAGTATCCATCACTAACTTTTAATTGGTATAAAGAAACTAGCGAAACAACTTCGGTTTTCGTTGCTTCTGGTGAAAGTTTAGAAGTTACAGAGGCAGGTACTTATTTTGTTGAGACCAACTATGGTTCTTGTACTTCAAATTCGTTCTCTAATAGAGTTACAGTTACAGAAGCAATATCTAGTGAAACAACTGTTACCATTAATTCTTCTTTAGGAAACCCTTATTGTCATACAAATGGACCTACAGTTTTAAGTACTATAAAAGGAGATAGTTATAAATGGTTTAAAGATGGAGAACCTATTAATGATGCTACAGAACAAATGTATGAAACCAATGAAAGTGGTACATATTCTGTTATTGTAAATTTAGGAGAATGTAGTGCTACAGCTTCAATAGATTTAGAGAATAGTGGCTTTACAAGTAGTATAGATGTTGAAGATGTAAATGATTTAGAAGAAGGAGAAACGTTAATTGCTACAGTTACTACATCAGCAATAACCCCAACATATGAATGGTTTAAAGATGGGGTCTTAATATCAGGAGCCACATCAAACAGTTATGAAATTTCAGAATCTGGTAATTACAGTGTGGTAATTACTCAAAATGTAGGTTGTTTATCAACTAAAGAATTTACATTTAGCGTTACAGAACAATTTCCAGATGTAGCCAAAATACCAAATTTAATAAGTCCTAATGGAGATGGTATTAATGATACTTGGATTATTCCACAAGAATATACAAGTGGAACAGATACTCAAGTTATGATTATAAGTCCGCAAGGTAAAATTGTGCTTAATACCAATAATTATCAAAATAATTGGCCAGAAAACTTAAGTTTTAAAGATGTAAACCCAGTTTACTATTATATAATAACAACCCCAAATAACCAAACACGTAAAGGATCAATTACGGTGATCAAATGA